The Rhodococcus antarcticus DNA segment GGCGCTCGCGGTGCTCACCCGCGCGGTCCGCGCCGGCCGGGAGCAGGCCGGTCTGCAGCACGGGCGGCTGCGGTTCGCCTTCCTGCACACCATGGGCCCGGACGTGGTGCCGAGGCTGCTCGAGGACTTCCTGCGGCACCACCCCGGGGTGCGGGTCGAGCTCCACCAGGACGCGCACGCCACGATGCTCGCCGCCCTGCGCCGCGGCGAGGTGGACCTGGTGCTCACCTCACCGGCCCCCGCCGACCGGACAGGACTGGCCGTGGACGTCCTGGACACCCAGCCGCTGGTGCTGACGCTGCCGCACGGGCACCGGCTCGCGGGCGCGGCACGGCTGCGGCTGTCCGAGGTGGGCGACGAGCCGTGGGTGGTGCTCCAGGCGCGCTACGGCATGCGGACCATCACCGACGGTCTGTGGGCGCAGGCGGGCATCACCCCCGAGGTGGCCTTCGAGGGGCAGGACGCCAGCACGCTGCGGGGGCTTGCCTCGGTGGGCCTCGGGGTGGCCGTCCTGCCGGCGGAACCGGGGGCGGTCGGGGTGGTCCAGGTGCCGCTGGACCCGCCCGCGCACCGGGAGATCGCGCTGGTCACGTCCACCGGCCGGGCGTCCAGCGCAGTGGTCTCGGCCTTCCGCGCGGTGGCCGTGGCCTTCTCCGGCCGGCTGCTCCCCCCGCAGGACGCGGGGTCAGGGCACGACGCAGGGTCAGGGCACGACACTGGGTCAGGGCGCGACACTGGGTCAGGGCGCGACACTGGGTCAGGGCGCGACACTGGGTCAGGGCGCGACGCAGGGCCCCGGCGGGGGAACTGACCGCCGGGGCCCTGCGTGGATCCTGCTGGAGCTAGCTGGTCACGCCCTTGAGCTCGTCGCCGAGGGCGGACGCCTCGTCCGGGGTGAGCTCGACGACCAGACGGCCGCCACCCTCGAGCGGGACGCGCATGACGATGCCGCGGCCCTCCTTGGTCGCCTCGAGGGGACCGTCTCCGGTCCGGGGCTTCATGGCCGCCATCGTGTGCTCTCCCTCCACAAGTGTGCTGGCCGGGTCCTGATCGGCCACCTCTGTCGACAGCGACGCCCCGACACCGCTGGGAGCGTCGGACCGTCACCGTTGGGGACCATTGTTCCCCATGGGAGGGCCCCCGCGGAACCGAGGTGCCCCCGGTGGGTTCAGCGGCCTGCGCGCCAGCACCCCGCGAGGTGGTCGTCGACCATGCCCGTGGCCTGCATGAGGGCGTGCGCGGTGGTCGGTCCCACGAACCGGAACCCTCGCCGCTTGAGGTCCGTGGCCATGGCCGTCGACTCGACCGTGATCGCCGGGACGTCGTCGGTGGTGGCGGGGCGGCGCCGTGGGCCCGTCGGGGCGAACGACCAGAGCAGGGCGTCGAGGTCCTCGAGGTCGGCCACCACCCGGGCGTTGCCGATCGCGGCGTCGATCTTGGCGGCGTTGCGGACGATGCCGGCGTCGGCCATCAGCCGCTGCACGTCGGCGGGTCCGAACGCCGCCACCGCCTCCACCTCGAACCCGGCGAAGGCGGCCCGGAAACCCTCCCGCTTGCGCAGCACCGTGATCCACGACAGCCCGGCCTGGAAGGCCTCGAGGCAGAGCCGCTCGAACAGGGCGTCCCGGCCGTGCAGCACCACGCCCCACTCGGTGTCGTGGTACGCGCGGTAGATCGGTGGACCGTCGCCCCAGGGGCACCGGGACCGCCCGTCGTCGCCGGTGAGGGCACCGCTCACGCCGCGCGCGCCTCGCAGTACCGGGCGAGCTTGCGCAGCGAGTAGCGGACCCCCAGGGCGAAGGGTGGCTTGGCCAGCGGCCACCCGAGCCGGCCCAGCGCCCCCAGCGGCAGCTCGAGCTCCTCGCGCCAGACGAAGGTGGCCGCGCGCGGTCCGTCGGGCAGCACCTCGAAGATGCCGTCACCCCGGACGACGCGCCCGGTGTGGCGGACCACGCAGCGTCGCGGCGGGTCCCACTCGGTGATGGTCATCGTGTCGAGGAAGCCCAGCGGGCGGACCCCGCTGTAGGCGGCGAGCTCGGAGCCGACGGACTCGCCGTCGCCGCGCGACACCCGCACGTGGGTGCCGAGCATCCACTCGCCCTGCGCGGGCCAGTCGACGACGGCGTCCCACAGCACCTGGGCGGGGGCGGCAACGGCCTGGCGGAGCTCGAGTGTCGGCATCAGGGGTTCTCGTCCTCGTGGTCGGGGTGCGGGGTGGCGGGCACGGGTGCGGGTTCGGGTTCGGGTTCGGGTTCGAGGCGGCTGCGGAGCTCGTCGATCTCGCCGGCGAGGCGGTCCAGGGCCCAGTCGACCTCGCTGGCCTTGTACCCGCGGACCACCTGCTGGAACTTGAGCTCGCGGACGTCGACGCCGCGCACGTCGCGCTCGGGCAGCACGGTGGCCGTCGTGCCGGCGGGCAGCGGCGCCATCTCCTCGCCGCGGCCGAACACCAGCGAGACGAGCATGAACAGCAGGCCACCCACGACGACCAGGACGACGACGTAGACGAGGAGCGTGGTCACGGGGCCGATGCTCCCACGAGCGCCCCACCACCACCGGCACCACTCACCGGCCCACGGTGCGCATAGCCGGACGGTCGTCCAGCGCCACCTCGTGCACCACCGGCGCCCACGCCGAGCCGGACGGGTGGAACTGGGTCAGCGGGCCGCCGTCGTCGGGCACTCCGCAGCGGCGCAGGGCGGTACCGAGGATCTGCCGGCTCATCACCCCCAGCTGCAGCAGCGAGCGGTTGCGGTGCTTGCGCACACCGAGGTTCACCTGGGCGATCGCCTGGAGCCCCAGGCGGGCGTGCGTGTCCAGCAGCAGCCCGATCTCCACGCCGTAGCCGGGGGCGAAGGGCACCGACTCGAGCAGCGCCCGCGTGGCGGCGTACTCCCCGCCCAGCGGCTGCACCACCCCGGCGAGCTCCGGGCGCAGGGCGGCCAGCAGCGGACGGGCCACCAGCTCGGTGACGCGTCCGCCCCCGGTCTCGCTCTGCTCGCCCTCGACCCGCAGCGGGCGCCGGTAGAAGCCCTTGACCAGGGCGGTACCCGGCACCGTGAGCAGCGGCCCGAGCAGAGCGGTGACGAACGCCGCCTCCACCTCCACCAGGTCGGAGTCGAGGAACACGAGCACGTCACCGGTGGTGGCGGCCAGCGAGCGCCACAGCACCTCACCCTTGCCGGGCACGGGGGCGAGCCCGGGCAGGGCCTGCTCGCGGGTGAGGACCCGGGCCCCCGCCTCCGCCGCGCGCTCCCGGGTGGCGTCGGTGGAGCCGGAGTCCAGCACCACCAGCTCGTCCACGACGGTGCCGAGCAGGGGCAGCACGGCGCTCACCACCCCGGCCACGGTCTCCTGCTCGTCGAGGGCGGGCAGCACCACGCTCACGGTGCGCCCGGCCTTGGCCGCGACGAGCTCCGCCACGGTCCAGGCCGGCTCCTGCCAGGTGTGGGTGTCGAACCAGGCCTGGTCCACCGGCTCAGGCCCGGGGTGCACAGGCGTCCAGCGCGGACCCCACGTCCCGGGTGAGCACGAGGTGGTCGAGCCCGCGGTCGGAGGCGAACCCGGTGCCGCGCAGACCCTCCAGCCACGCCAGCAGCCCGTCGTAGTGCCCGTCGGGGTCCAGCAGCACCACCGGCTTGGCGTGGATCCCGAGGTAGCCGGCGGTCCACGTCTCGAACAGCTCCTCGAGGGTGCCGAGACCGCCCGGCAGGGTCAGGAAGGCGTCGGAGCGCTGGTCCATCACGGCCTTGCGCTCGCGCATGGTGGCGGTGACCACCAGCTCGTCGGCCGCGGTGTCGGCCACCTCCCGGTCCACCAGCGCCTGGGGGATCACACCGGTGGTGTGCCCGCCACCGGCCCGGGTGGCCTCGGCCACGGCGCCCATCATGGACACGTGCCCGCCGCCGGAGACCAGGCCCCAGCCCCGGGCGGCGATTCCGGCGCCGACCTCGCCGGCGAGCGCGAGATGCTGTCCCGCAACCGGTCCCGACGCGCAGTAGACGCACACGCGGTGGCTCACGGCACGTCCAGCTGCGAGCGCTGGACGAGGTCGACGGCCTCGTCCACGTCGTCGGTGCAGTGCAGCAGGGCCAGGTCCGCCTCGCCCAGCTTGCCCTGCGCCAGCATCGTCGAGCGGAGCCAGTCGAGCAGGCCCTGCCAGTAGGCGGTGCCGAACAGCACGATGGGGAAGCTGGTGACCTTGCGGGTCTGCACCAGGGTCAGCGCCTCGAACAGCTCGTCCAGGGTGCCGAAGCCCCCGGGCAGGCAGACGAACGCGCGGCTGTACTTCACGAACATCGTCTTGCGGGCGAAGAAGTAGCGGAAGTTGATGCCCAGGTCGACGTAGGGGTTGAGGCCCTGCTCGAAGGGCAGCTCGATGCCGAGCCCGACCGACAGCCCACCGGCCTCCTTGGCCCCCCGGTTGGCCGCCTCCATCGCGCCCGGTCCCCCGCCGGTGATGACGGCGAACCCGGCCCGGACCAGGGCAGCGCCGATCTCCCGGCCCGCGGCGTAGTCCGGGTGCTCGACGGCCGTGCGGGCGGAGCCGAAGACGGTGACGGCGGGGGGCAGCTCGGCCAGCGCACCGAAGCCCTCGACGAACTCGCTCTGGATGCGCAGCACGCGCCAGGGGTCGGTGTGCACCCAGTCGGTGGGGCCGCGGCTGTCGAGCAGGCGCTGGTCGGTGGTGGTGTCCTCGTGCATGCGGGCGCCGCGCAGCACCACCGGTCCCCGGTGGCGGGCGGTCTCCTGGGGCTGGTCGTCCATGGCGCGCAGGGTATCCGGGCCGGTCGGGGTCAGGCTGGCCGGCCGCGCCGCGAGCTGACCCCCCTCCACCACCGCCAAGTGCGGGCTTGTGGTCGTCATCCACCCCGGAATGACAGCCAAGAGCCCGCACTTGGCGCTAAGGGGTCGTGAGGTAGCGGCGCAGCACGGCCTCGCACTCGACGATCTTCGCGACGACGACGTGCTCGTCGCGCGTGTGCGCCAGGTTCGGGTCCCCGGGGCCGTAGTTCAGCGCGGGGATGCCCAGCGCCGAGAACCGGGACACGTCGGTCCACCCGTACTTGGCCCGCACCGTCCCGCCGGCTGCCGTCACGAAGCCCTGCGCCGCAGCCGATCCCAGGCCCGGCAGCGCCCCCGGTGACATGTCGGTGAGCACCACGTCCGCGTCGAGGCCCGCGAGCACCTCCCGCACGTGCGCCTCCGCCTGGGCCGCGCTGCGGTCCGGGGCGAAGCGGAAGTTCACGTCCACCTCGCACACGTCCGGGACCACGTTGCCGGCCACCCCGCCGACGATCTTCACGGCGTTGAGGCCCTCCCGGTAGGTGCACCCGTCGATGACCACGTCCCGCGGGAGGTAGTCCTCGAGCACCCGCAGCACCGCGCCCGCACCGTGGATCGCGTTGCGCCCCAACCAGCTGCGCGCCGAGTGCGCCCGCACGCCGGAGGTGGTGACCCGCACCCGCATCGTGCCCTGGCAACCCGCCTCGACCAGGCCGTCGGTGGGTTCGCCGAGCACCGCGAGATCCGCCGCCAGCCAGTCGGGGAGCTCGCGCTCGATGCGGCCCAGCCCGTTGCGGGTGGCCTCGACCTCCTCGCAGTCGTAGAACACCAGCGTCACGTCGTGCACGGGATCGGCGACGCTCGCGGCCAGGTGCAGGAACACCGCGTCGGTGGACTTCATGTCCACGGTGCCGCAGCCGTGCAGCAGCGGGCCCTCGCGGCGGCTGGGCACGTTGTCCGCGATGGGCACCGTGTCCAGGTGCCCGGCCAGCAGCACCCGGGTGGGCCGGCCCAGGTTCGTCCGCGCCAGCACCGCGTTCCCGCTGCGCACCACCTCGAGGGCCGGGGCCTGGGCGCGCAGCGCTGCCTCCACGGCGTCGGCGAGCACCTCCTCGTCGCCGGAGACGCTCGGTGCGTCCACGAGGGCGGCGGTCAGGCTGACCACGTCGGCGGTGAGGTCGAGGGGCTTCATGGTCGTCGAGGCTAGCGCCGGTAGGTTCGACGACCATGAGCACAGGAGCGAGCGCCACCGGGATCGCCACCGTCACCGCCGACGGGACCGTCCTGGACGTGTGGTTCCCATCCCCCGCCCTCACCGACGAGGCCTCCACCGGTACCACCGAGCTCGGCCAGCCGCCGGCCGAGCTGGCCGCCCTGGTCGGGTCCGACGACGCCCGCGGGGTGCGGCGGGTGGCCGTGCGCACCGAGATCACCGACCTGGCCGACGCCCCGGTGGACGTGCACGACGTGTGGCTGCGCCTGCACCTGCTCTCCCACCGGCTGGTGGTCCCGCACGGGCTGAGCATGGACGGGGTGTTCGGGCTGCTCACCAACGTGGTGTGGACCAGTGCCGGACCCTGCGCGGTGGAGGGCTTCGAGCTCACCCGCGCAAGGCTGCTCGCCCGGGGCCCGCTCACCGTGCACGGGGTGGACAAGTTCCCCCGCATGGTCGACTACGTGGTGCCGGCCGGTGTGCGCATCGCCGATGCCTCCCGGGTGCGGATGGGCGCGCACCTGGCCGCCGGGACCACGGTCATGCACGAGGGCTTCGTCAACTTCAACGCCGGCACCCTCGGCACGTCGATGGTGGAGGGGCGCATCTCCGCGGGCGTCGTGGTCGACGACGGCTCCGACGTGGGCGGCGGCGCGTCCATCATGGGCACGCTCTCCGGTGGCGGCACCCAGACGATCAGCATCGGGAAGCGCTGCCTGCTGGGCGCGAACTCCGGCACCGGCATCTCCCTGGGCGACGACTGCGTGGTCGAGGCCGGGCTCTACGTCACCGCGGGCACCAAGGTGACCGGCCCGGACGGCTCCGTGGTGAAGGCGCGCGAGCTGTCCGGCCAGAACGGCCTGCTGCTGCGCCGCAGCTCCACCACCGGCGCGGTCGAGGTGCTGGCGCGCACCGGCAGCGGCGTCGCCCTCAACGAGGCCCTGCACGCGAACGACTGACCGGCTAGCGCACCCCGCGCAGCCGGTGCTGGACGCTGATCCGAGGCCCCACCGGACGGGCGGTCTTGGGGACGGCGTGCTCCCAGGTGCGCTGGCAGCTGCCGCCCATCACGACCAGGTCCCCGTGGCCGAGCTCGTGGCGCAGCACCGCCCCCCCGCCGCGCGGCCTCAGCAGCAGGGCCCGCGGAGCCCCCAGCGACAGGATGGCCACCGCCGTGTCGTGCGTGCTGCCGCGGCCGACGGTGTCCCCGTGCCAGGCCACGCTGTCGCGCCCGTCGCGGTAGAGGCACATCCCGACCGTCCGGAAGGGCTCGCCGAGCTCGGGCTCGTAGTGCTCGTCCAGGGCTCGGTGCACGTCGGCGAGCACCGGGTCCGGCGACGGGTCCCCCTCGTCGTAGAAGGACAGCAGCCGCGGGACGTCGACGACCCGGTCGTACATCTCGCGGCGCTCGGCCCGCCACGGCACCACCTCGCGCAGCCGCTCGAACAGGGCGTCCGCCCCGGAGACCCAGCCGCGCCGCAGATCCAGCCACGCCCCGTGGGCGAGCTCGGTCCGCACCACGCTCGAGCCCAGCGCGCCCGGACCCTCGCCCTCGAGCCCGTCCAGCAGCGATCCCTGGAACCCCGTCGTCATGTCCTCAGGGTATCGAACACGCGTTCGACCCACCCGGGCGCACGGCTCAGCCCTGGGCCCAGCCGTAGACGTGCTCGACCGGGAAGCTGACGACGAGGCGGCGCTCGGCCACCATCGCGGTGCGGAACTCGTCCCAGCTCGGGTGCTCGCCCTGCACGGACCGGTACAGCGCGACGAGCGACTCCACCGCGTGGTCGTGCGGGTCGGCGGCCACCGCGGTCAGCCGCGCGACACCCTCGGCCACGGCGTAGGAGGAGCCGTCCGGGGTGGAGACGTGGAGGCTCACCCGGGGGTCACGGCGCAGGTTGCGGGTCTTCGCCCGGCTGTCGGTGACCGAGATCGAGACGGTCGCGGTGTCGGCGTCCCAGCCGTGCACGATGTTCGACAGCTGCGCGCGCCCGTCGCGCTTGAGGGTGACGAGCACCCCGAGGGAGCGAGCACCGACGAGCTTCAGCAGGACGGGGTCCAGGGCCATGGCTGCGACGGTAGCGACCCCGCGGGGGCACCCCGGCGCGACACGGCGAAAGATGGACCGGTGGCCGACGCCGGGACCGACGGCGTCCTCGACCCCCGGCGCTGGCGGGCCCTGGGGGTCGCCATCACCGCGCTGTTCATGACGCTGCTCGACCTCAGCATCGTCAACGTCGCGCTGCCGTCGATCCGGGACGGCCTCGGCGCCGGCGTCTCCGAGGTCCAGTGGGTGGTCAGCGGCTACGCCCTGGCCTTCGGGATGGTGCCGATCATCGCCGGCCGCCTGGGCGACGACCGCGGGCGCCGGTTCATGCTCCTGCTGGGCATCGCGGGCTTCGTGCTGACGAGCCTCGTGGTGGGGCTGGCACCGACACCGGGGGTGCTCATCGCCGGACGGGTGCTGCAGGGCATCTCCGGCGGGCTGATAAACCCCCAGGTGTCCGGGCTCATCCAGCAGCTGTTCCCGCGCCAGGAGCGCGGCCGCGCCTTCGGGGTGCTCGGCGGCGCGGTCGGGGTCGCGACCGCGACCGGCCCGGTGCTGGGCGGGGCGATCATCGGCCTGGGCGGCGCGGACCTGGGGTGGCGGCTGACCTTCCTGGTCAACGTGCCGGTGGGGGTCGCCTCGTTCGTGCTGTGCCGGGCCTGGCTGCCGGGCGACCCGGTGCGCACCACCACGATCCGGCGACCGCTGGACCTCACCGGCGCCGGGCTGCTGGCGCTCGGCGTGCTCGCCCTGCTGTTCCCCGCGGTGCAGTACGACTCCAGCCGCGATCCGCGCCTGGCGTTCCTGCTGCTGCCCGCCGCCGCGGTGCTGGCCGCCTTCGTGCTCTGGGAGCGGGGCCCGGCCGCCCGCAGCGGCTACCCCCTCATCGACCTCGGGCTGTTCCGCATCCGCTCCTACGCCGACGGCCTCGGCGTGGCGCTGCTGTACTTCGCGGCCTTCACCGGCACGCCCCTGGTGCTCTCGCTGTTCCTGCAGGAGGGCCTCGGGTTCTCCGCGCTGCGCTCCGGGCTCACCGCCTCGAGCTTCGCCGTGGGCTCGGCCGTCTCGGCCCTGGTGGGCGGGCGGCTGGTCAACCGGTTCGGCGGGCGGCTGCTCGTGGGGGCGCTCGGGCTGTTCGTGGTGGGCGTGGCCGGGGCCGTCGCGGTGGTGCTCGTCCTGGCCGGGGAGGTGCCCGACGACCGGCTCGCGCTCCTGCTGACCGGTCCGCTGCTGGTGGCCGGGCTCGGTGGGGGCAGCGTCATCACCCCGAACCAGACGCTCTCGCTGTCGGAGGTGGACTCCGTCGGCGGGTCCACCGCGGGCGGAACGCTGCAGACGGCGCAGCGGGTGGGCTCCTCCCTCGGCACGGCCGTCATCAGCGCGGTGTTCTACGCGGGGGCGGCCGGCGTGGTGGCGACGGGCGGTGGGCAGGGGGACGCCGGGTACGGCCGGGCGTACGCGTCGAGCCTGCTGGTGGCCGTCGGGTTCTCCCTGGCTGCGCTGGGGCTGGCGCTGCGCTCGGTCCGCCGCAGGCCCACGGGCTGAGCCGGCTCAGGGCTGGACGAGGGAGAACCGCCGGGCCGTGAGCCCCATGACGACGGCGGCGACCAGGAGCACGAGCAGCGGAGCGGTGAAGCTGCCCGTCAGGTCGTGCAGCACCCCCATGAGCAGCGGTGCGACCGCGGCCCCCAGGTAACCCACCCCGAGCCCCACCGCCGTCACCCCGGACGCCTCGGCGGGGCTGCGGCTCTTCCAGGACACCAGGGTCAGCGCCATGGGGAAGCCCGCGCCCACCCCCATCGCGACCAGCACCACCCACGGCCACGGTCCGAGCACCCCGTCCGGCAGCACCAGGATGCCGACGGCCCCCACCAGCGACATGCCCACGGCCACCAGCGCCCAGGCCAGCCAGCGGTGGTGCCGCTCGGCCAGGGCCGGGAACACGAGGGCCGCCGGGATCTGGGCGAGGCTCAGCAGGCTCAGCAGGAGCGCGGCCCGGGACGTGCTGAGCCCGCGGTCCTGGTAGTACGGCGCGAGCCAGGTCAGCCAGCCGTAGAACTGCATGGAGCTCAGCACCATGTAGGCGGCGAAGACCCGGGCCAGCGGCGAGCGCCACGGCAGGGCGGTCGCGGTGCGCTCCGGCGGCGGCATCGTCCGGGCGGCCACGAGCAGCCACCCCGCCAGCGCCACCGCGGCGGGCACCGCGAGGGTGGCCAGGGCGTGCGAGGGCCCGCCGAGCGCGCCCGAGAGCGGCACCACGGCCGAGCTGGCGATCGTCGACCCGAGGAGCATGCTCACCACGTAGAGCCCGGTGACGAGCCCGGCCCGCTGCGCCAGGTGCTCCTTGACCAGCCCCGACAGGAACACCCCGGCCAGGCCGATCCCGGTGCCCACCCCGAGGCTGCCGACCACCAGCGCCGTCAGCGAGGGGACGTAGCGCAGAAGGCTGCCGGCCAGCAGGACCGCGACGGCGCCGGTCATCGCCCGCTCGCGGCCGTACCGCGCCGACAGCCGGACGGCGACGAACGAGCCGATGCCCATGGCCACCAGCGCGGTGGACTGCACGAGCCCGGCGACACCCGAGGAGATGCCGAGCTCGGTGCGCACCTGCTCGAGCACCGCCGGGTACGCGGCGAGCCCGGCGCGCAGGTTGAGCGAGATGAGCAGGACCCCGGCGAGCACCACCGCGGGCCGCACGTCGGGCCGGGCCGCCACCTGCGTCACGGGGTGAGCCGGTCGACCGCTGCGGAGATCCGCTCGTCGGTGGCCGTCAGCGCGATGCGGACGTGCCGTGCCCCGCCGGGACCGTAGAACTCACCCGGGGCCACCAGGATGCCGCGCTGGGAGAACCAGTCGACCGTGTCCCGGCCGGGCTCCCCGCGGGTGGCCCACAGGTAGAGACCTGCCTCGGAGTGGTCCACGCGGAACCCCGCGGCCCGTACCGCGGGCAGCAGGGCCGCCCGGCGGGCGGCGTAGCGTCCGCGCTGCGCGGCGGCGTGCTCGTCGTCGGTCAGGGCCGCGGTCATGGCCGACTGCACCGGCCGGGGCACGATCATCCCGGCGTGCTTGCGCACCTCGAGCAGCTCGGCGACGAGCGCGGGGTCCCCGGTCACGAACCCGGCGCGGTAGCCCGCCAGGCTGGACGTCTTGGACAGCGAGTGCACCGCCAGCAGGCCGGTGAGGTCGCCACCGTGCACGCGGGGGTCGAGCACCGACACCGGCTCGGCGTCCCAGGCCAGCCCGAGGTAGCACTCGTCGGAGACCACCACGGCGTCCCGCAGCCGCGCCCAGTCGACCACCTTGCGCAGGTGCTCGACGCCCAGCACCTGACCCGTCGGGTTGGACGGCGAGTTGACGTAGACCATCGCCGCGCGAGCCGGCCCGAGGGCGGTGAGCCCGTCTGCCCGGACCACCCGGCAGCCGGCGATCCGGGCGCCCACCTCGTAGGTGGGGTAGGCCAGCGCGGGCACCACGACGGTGTCCGCGGGGCCGAGCCCCAGCAGGGTGGGCAGCCAGGCGACCAGCTCCTTGGAGCCGATGGTCGGCAGCACCGCGTCCGGGTCCAGCGCACCCACGCCGTGGCGGCGGTCCAGCGCGGCGACGGCGGCCTCGCGCAGCGCCGCGGTGCCCCACGTGGTGGGGTAGCCGGGCCCGGCGGCGGTCGAGGCCAGCGCCTCCTGCAGCACCGGGGCCACGTCGTCGACCGGCGTGCCGACCGACAGGTCGACCAGCCCACCGGGGTGCGCGCGGGCGGCGGCGGCGGCACCGGCCAGGGAGTCCCACGGGAAGTCCGGGAGCTGGAGCCGGGTGCGGCCCGGCACTACTCGCCTTCGCCCTGCGGGGGCAGGCTCTTGATCGGCTCGGGGTCGAAGTCCGTCTTGCCGACCTTGGCCGCCCCGCCCGGGGAGCCGAGCTCGACGAAGAAGTCGGCGTTGGCCTTGGTGTAGCCGCTCCACTGCTCCGGCACGTCGTCCTCGTAGTAGATGGCCTCGACGGGACAGACCGGCTCGCAGGCGCCGCAGTCGACGCACTCGTCGGGGTGGATGTAGAGCATCCGCCCACCCTCGTAGATGCAGTCCACCGGGCACTCCTCGATGCACGCCT contains these protein-coding regions:
- a CDS encoding LysR family transcriptional regulator, coding for MRAPDAGDEADSAVAQLVPALAQLVALVGAEHVTRAAASLGLAQPTLSRSLARWEAGLGFPLVVRTGHGVHPTPAGAHVAEAAAEALAVLTRAVRAGREQAGLQHGRLRFAFLHTMGPDVVPRLLEDFLRHHPGVRVELHQDAHATMLAALRRGEVDLVLTSPAPADRTGLAVDVLDTQPLVLTLPHGHRLAGAARLRLSEVGDEPWVVLQARYGMRTITDGLWAQAGITPEVAFEGQDASTLRGLASVGLGVAVLPAEPGAVGVVQVPLDPPAHREIALVTSTGRASSAVVSAFRAVAVAFSGRLLPPQDAGSGHDAGSGHDTGSGRDTGSGRDTGSGRDTGSGRDAGPRRGN
- a CDS encoding DUF3117 domain-containing protein is translated as MAAMKPRTGDGPLEATKEGRGIVMRVPLEGGGRLVVELTPDEASALGDELKGVTS
- a CDS encoding DNA-3-methyladenine glycosylase I — its product is MSGALTGDDGRSRCPWGDGPPIYRAYHDTEWGVVLHGRDALFERLCLEAFQAGLSWITVLRKREGFRAAFAGFEVEAVAAFGPADVQRLMADAGIVRNAAKIDAAIGNARVVADLEDLDALLWSFAPTGPRRRPATTDDVPAITVESTAMATDLKRRGFRFVGPTTAHALMQATGMVDDHLAGCWRAGR
- a CDS encoding SRPBCC family protein; its protein translation is MPTLELRQAVAAPAQVLWDAVVDWPAQGEWMLGTHVRVSRGDGESVGSELAAYSGVRPLGFLDTMTITEWDPPRRCVVRHTGRVVRGDGIFEVLPDGPRAATFVWREELELPLGALGRLGWPLAKPPFALGVRYSLRKLARYCEARAA
- a CDS encoding DivIVA domain-containing protein translates to MTTLLVYVVVLVVVGGLLFMLVSLVFGRGEEMAPLPAGTTATVLPERDVRGVDVRELKFQQVVRGYKASEVDWALDRLAGEIDELRSRLEPEPEPEPAPVPATPHPDHEDENP
- a CDS encoding glucosyl-3-phosphoglycerate synthase, translated to MDQAWFDTHTWQEPAWTVAELVAAKAGRTVSVVLPALDEQETVAGVVSAVLPLLGTVVDELVVLDSGSTDATRERAAEAGARVLTREQALPGLAPVPGKGEVLWRSLAATTGDVLVFLDSDLVEVEAAFVTALLGPLLTVPGTALVKGFYRRPLRVEGEQSETGGGRVTELVARPLLAALRPELAGVVQPLGGEYAATRALLESVPFAPGYGVEIGLLLDTHARLGLQAIAQVNLGVRKHRNRSLLQLGVMSRQILGTALRRCGVPDDGGPLTQFHPSGSAWAPVVHEVALDDRPAMRTVGR
- a CDS encoding TIGR00730 family Rossman fold protein; this translates as MSHRVCVYCASGPVAGQHLALAGEVGAGIAARGWGLVSGGGHVSMMGAVAEATRAGGGHTTGVIPQALVDREVADTAADELVVTATMRERKAVMDQRSDAFLTLPGGLGTLEELFETWTAGYLGIHAKPVVLLDPDGHYDGLLAWLEGLRGTGFASDRGLDHLVLTRDVGSALDACAPRA
- a CDS encoding TIGR00730 family Rossman fold protein, which encodes MDDQPQETARHRGPVVLRGARMHEDTTTDQRLLDSRGPTDWVHTDPWRVLRIQSEFVEGFGALAELPPAVTVFGSARTAVEHPDYAAGREIGAALVRAGFAVITGGGPGAMEAANRGAKEAGGLSVGLGIELPFEQGLNPYVDLGINFRYFFARKTMFVKYSRAFVCLPGGFGTLDELFEALTLVQTRKVTSFPIVLFGTAYWQGLLDWLRSTMLAQGKLGEADLALLHCTDDVDEAVDLVQRSQLDVP
- the dapE gene encoding succinyl-diaminopimelate desuccinylase, producing MKPLDLTADVVSLTAALVDAPSVSGDEEVLADAVEAALRAQAPALEVVRSGNAVLARTNLGRPTRVLLAGHLDTVPIADNVPSRREGPLLHGCGTVDMKSTDAVFLHLAASVADPVHDVTLVFYDCEEVEATRNGLGRIERELPDWLAADLAVLGEPTDGLVEAGCQGTMRVRVTTSGVRAHSARSWLGRNAIHGAGAVLRVLEDYLPRDVVIDGCTYREGLNAVKIVGGVAGNVVPDVCEVDVNFRFAPDRSAAQAEAHVREVLAGLDADVVLTDMSPGALPGLGSAAAQGFVTAAGGTVRAKYGWTDVSRFSALGIPALNYGPGDPNLAHTRDEHVVVAKIVECEAVLRRYLTTP
- the dapD gene encoding 2,3,4,5-tetrahydropyridine-2,6-dicarboxylate N-succinyltransferase, coding for MSTGASATGIATVTADGTVLDVWFPSPALTDEASTGTTELGQPPAELAALVGSDDARGVRRVAVRTEITDLADAPVDVHDVWLRLHLLSHRLVVPHGLSMDGVFGLLTNVVWTSAGPCAVEGFELTRARLLARGPLTVHGVDKFPRMVDYVVPAGVRIADASRVRMGAHLAAGTTVMHEGFVNFNAGTLGTSMVEGRISAGVVVDDGSDVGGGASIMGTLSGGGTQTISIGKRCLLGANSGTGISLGDDCVVEAGLYVTAGTKVTGPDGSVVKARELSGQNGLLLRRSSTTGAVEVLARTGSGVALNEALHAND
- a CDS encoding alpha-ketoglutarate-dependent dioxygenase AlkB, yielding MTTGFQGSLLDGLEGEGPGALGSSVVRTELAHGAWLDLRRGWVSGADALFERLREVVPWRAERREMYDRVVDVPRLLSFYDEGDPSPDPVLADVHRALDEHYEPELGEPFRTVGMCLYRDGRDSVAWHGDTVGRGSTHDTAVAILSLGAPRALLLRPRGGGAVLRHELGHGDLVVMGGSCQRTWEHAVPKTARPVGPRISVQHRLRGVR
- a CDS encoding PPOX class F420-dependent oxidoreductase, with the protein product MALDPVLLKLVGARSLGVLVTLKRDGRAQLSNIVHGWDADTATVSISVTDSRAKTRNLRRDPRVSLHVSTPDGSSYAVAEGVARLTAVAADPHDHAVESLVALYRSVQGEHPSWDEFRTAMVAERRLVVSFPVEHVYGWAQG